One window of Haloarchaeobius salinus genomic DNA carries:
- a CDS encoding SHOCT domain-containing protein: MADQGEGESFDPVDGDIFDKLPVLVVFATLAVVILGSQTGLDALAGTAAGLGFVVVLPVSFIFENDLRRLFGRERDREDGPDPTNDALDQLQRMYASGELSEEEFERRTARILENENVDAVRSRVEREGSTDAVDEHRESEFER; the protein is encoded by the coding sequence ATGGCCGACCAAGGTGAAGGGGAGTCCTTCGACCCCGTCGATGGGGACATCTTCGACAAGCTCCCGGTCCTCGTGGTGTTCGCGACGCTGGCGGTCGTCATCCTCGGCAGTCAGACTGGCCTGGACGCGCTCGCCGGGACGGCTGCCGGACTGGGCTTCGTCGTCGTCCTCCCGGTATCGTTCATCTTCGAGAACGACCTCCGGAGGCTGTTCGGGCGAGAGCGCGACCGCGAGGACGGTCCGGACCCGACGAACGACGCACTGGACCAGCTCCAGCGGATGTACGCCAGCGGCGAGCTCTCCGAGGAGGAGTTCGAACGTCGTACCGCACGCATCCTGGAGAACGAGAACGTGGATGCCGTCCGCTCGCGGGTGGAGCGCGAGGGGTCGACGGATGCCGTCGACGAGCACCGTGAGTCCGAGTTCGAGCGGTGA
- a CDS encoding inorganic phosphate transporter, with protein MTDLVFWGLVVVATLTSLGTAWTLGANSNSPPFAPAIGANAVSTMKAAFLIGILAALGALTQGGSISETVGAGLIDGVAITSLAATAGLLTATAFMAFGIYSGYPVPAAFATTGAMVGVGLSLGGDPAFGTYRRIATFWVLVPPVSGGLAYTTATLLRRDDIPETISIPLLAAVVGGIVANIRLSVIPSPTGAEQESVAGFVAGVLPSPVVGGVDLLLPVVTLAAAALSFQFIRGRTQQSVDRGIKSFLLILGSIVAFSSGGSQVGLATGPLENLYGVELGLPGIVLLTVGSVGILGGAWMGAPRLLQATSREYAQLGVRRSIAALVPGFIIAQAAILLGIPISFNNIIISGVIGGGLAGGSAGVSRRKIATTLVFWVLTLVTSIALGFVVYRAFALVLGGAA; from the coding sequence ATGACCGACCTCGTCTTCTGGGGGCTGGTCGTCGTCGCGACCCTGACGAGCCTCGGCACCGCGTGGACGCTCGGCGCGAACAGCAACTCGCCGCCGTTCGCGCCGGCCATCGGGGCCAACGCCGTCTCGACGATGAAGGCCGCGTTCCTCATCGGTATCCTCGCGGCGCTCGGCGCGCTCACGCAGGGCGGGAGCATCTCCGAAACAGTCGGTGCGGGCCTCATCGACGGCGTCGCCATCACGTCGCTGGCGGCGACCGCCGGCCTGCTGACGGCCACGGCGTTCATGGCGTTCGGCATCTACTCGGGCTACCCGGTCCCGGCCGCGTTCGCGACGACCGGGGCGATGGTCGGCGTCGGGCTCTCCCTCGGGGGCGACCCAGCGTTCGGCACGTACCGGCGCATCGCGACGTTCTGGGTGCTCGTCCCGCCGGTGTCGGGCGGGCTGGCGTACACGACCGCGACGCTGCTGCGCCGGGACGACATCCCCGAGACGATCAGCATCCCGCTGCTCGCGGCCGTTGTCGGCGGCATCGTCGCCAACATCCGGCTGAGCGTCATCCCGTCGCCCACGGGAGCCGAACAGGAGTCGGTCGCCGGCTTCGTCGCGGGCGTCCTCCCGTCGCCGGTCGTCGGCGGGGTCGATCTGCTCCTCCCGGTCGTCACGCTCGCCGCCGCGGCGCTGAGCTTCCAGTTCATCCGCGGTCGTACGCAGCAGTCCGTCGACAGGGGGATCAAGAGCTTCCTGCTCATCCTCGGCAGCATCGTCGCGTTCTCCAGCGGCGGGAGCCAGGTCGGGCTCGCGACCGGACCCCTCGAGAACCTCTACGGCGTCGAGCTGGGTCTACCGGGCATCGTCCTGCTGACGGTCGGCTCGGTCGGCATCCTCGGGGGTGCCTGGATGGGTGCGCCGCGGCTGCTGCAGGCGACCTCCCGGGAGTACGCCCAGCTCGGCGTCCGACGGTCCATCGCCGCGCTCGTCCCCGGGTTCATCATCGCACAGGCGGCCATCCTGCTCGGCATCCCCATCTCGTTCAACAACATCATCATCTCGGGCGTCATCGGTGGCGGGCTCGCGGGCGGCTCGGCGGGCGTCTCCCGCCGGAAGATCGCGACGACGCTCGTCTTCTGGGTGCTGACGCTGGTCACCTCGATCGCGCTCGGCTTCGTCGTCTACCGGGCGTTCGCACTGGTGCTCGGTGGCGCGGCGTAG
- a CDS encoding universal stress protein, which translates to MAPSHVLVPLDGSPLADQALVHALETYDCRTTVLNVVTPLDSSMSESGVLGADEDREDAAEERAETVVERGKRRAEEHGRAVETAVETGDPAEAIIEYAEDHAVDHIVMGGHGGERSGLAARLLGTVATSVVSDATMSVTVVRD; encoded by the coding sequence ATGGCCCCGTCGCACGTCCTCGTCCCGCTCGACGGCTCACCGCTGGCCGACCAGGCGCTGGTCCACGCACTGGAGACGTACGACTGTCGGACGACGGTGCTCAACGTCGTGACGCCACTGGACAGCTCGATGAGCGAGAGCGGCGTCCTCGGTGCCGACGAGGACCGGGAGGACGCCGCCGAGGAGCGCGCTGAGACGGTCGTCGAGCGCGGAAAGCGCCGCGCCGAGGAGCACGGCCGCGCGGTCGAGACGGCCGTCGAGACCGGCGACCCCGCCGAGGCCATCATCGAGTACGCGGAGGACCACGCCGTGGACCACATCGTCATGGGCGGCCACGGCGGCGAACGCTCCGGGCTCGCGGCACGGCTGCTCGGAACCGTCGCGACGTCCGTCGTGAGCGACGCGACCATGTCCGTGACGGTGGTCCGGGACTGA
- a CDS encoding FAD-binding oxidoreductase, with protein sequence MTRDCSFLADLDLDDDQVSFAEATREAHDSDWGTKPGDEVLPDAVVYPQSTADVSAVLEAATARDVPVTPYAAGTSLEGNAVPAHAGISLDLTRMDTVLDVRPEDFQIDVGPGVMGNVVDDVAGEHGLFFPPLPSSGSISTVGGMIANAASGMQTVKYGEVADWVLELEAVLADGSVITAGSKAVKTSSGYNLRDLLIGSEGTLAVVTRATLELAGRPAQIRGGRAQFEELDDATAAVEDAVQSGVDVAKIELIDEESAMMANAYSGTDLPDRPTVFVEFHANHGVDEEVAFCESVFEAHDATLFEVAEADAGMDALWQARKDLAYAMQSWDPELTPLHPGDITVPISKYGAAIRYAKELAEEHDLLIPCFGHAGDGNVHYSVLVDEDDPDAVERGEEAYRKIVEFAIERGGTCTGEHGIGLGKREFLVREHGEATVDTMRKVKRALDPTDTLNPGKLFPETVEGRRVRDEET encoded by the coding sequence ATGACACGCGACTGCTCGTTCCTCGCCGACCTCGACCTCGACGACGACCAGGTCTCGTTCGCCGAGGCGACACGCGAGGCCCACGACAGCGACTGGGGCACGAAGCCCGGCGACGAGGTGCTGCCCGACGCCGTCGTCTACCCACAATCCACGGCGGACGTCTCGGCAGTGCTCGAAGCGGCGACGGCACGCGACGTGCCCGTCACCCCCTACGCCGCCGGGACGAGCCTCGAGGGGAACGCGGTGCCGGCCCACGCCGGCATCAGCCTCGACCTCACCCGGATGGACACCGTGCTCGACGTGCGTCCCGAGGACTTCCAGATCGACGTCGGACCGGGCGTGATGGGGAACGTCGTCGACGACGTCGCCGGCGAACACGGGCTGTTCTTCCCGCCGCTGCCGTCCTCCGGGAGCATCTCGACCGTCGGCGGGATGATCGCCAACGCCGCCAGCGGGATGCAGACGGTGAAGTACGGCGAGGTCGCGGACTGGGTGCTCGAACTCGAAGCGGTGCTCGCCGACGGCTCCGTCATCACGGCCGGGTCGAAGGCGGTCAAGACCTCGTCGGGCTACAACCTCCGCGACCTGCTCATCGGCAGCGAGGGGACGCTCGCCGTCGTCACGCGGGCGACGCTCGAACTCGCGGGCAGACCCGCACAGATCCGCGGCGGGCGTGCGCAGTTCGAGGAGCTGGACGACGCCACCGCCGCCGTCGAGGACGCCGTCCAGTCCGGCGTCGACGTGGCGAAGATCGAGCTCATCGACGAGGAGAGCGCGATGATGGCCAACGCCTACTCCGGGACCGACCTCCCCGACCGCCCGACCGTCTTCGTCGAGTTCCACGCCAACCACGGCGTCGACGAGGAGGTCGCCTTCTGCGAGTCCGTCTTCGAAGCTCACGACGCCACCCTGTTCGAGGTCGCCGAGGCCGACGCCGGGATGGACGCTCTGTGGCAGGCCCGAAAGGACCTCGCGTACGCCATGCAGTCGTGGGACCCCGAGCTGACGCCCCTGCACCCCGGCGACATCACCGTCCCCATCTCGAAGTACGGGGCCGCCATCAGGTACGCGAAGGAGCTCGCCGAGGAGCACGACCTGCTCATCCCCTGCTTCGGCCACGCGGGCGACGGCAACGTCCACTACTCCGTGCTCGTCGACGAGGACGACCCCGACGCGGTCGAACGCGGCGAGGAGGCGTACCGGAAGATCGTCGAGTTCGCCATCGAGCGCGGCGGCACCTGCACCGGCGAGCACGGCATCGGCCTGGGCAAGCGCGAGTTCCTCGTCCGCGAGCACGGCGAGGCGACCGTCGATACGATGCGGAAGGTCAAGCGCGCGCTCGACCCGACGGACACGCTCAACCCCGGGAAGCTGTTCCCCGAGACGGTCGAGGGCCGGCGGGTCCGCGACGAGGAGACGTAG
- a CDS encoding quinone oxidoreductase family protein: MRAIQVTEYGGSDNIEVVETEKPEPGPGEVRIAVEAAGINFADIMQRRGHYPGGPDAPFVPGFEAAGTIDAVGEGVGIEEGARYVGMVGVGGYAEYAVTDADSLFPIPEGMSFAEAAGFPVQFLTAHNCLFEWGGLEEGESVLIQAAAGGVGTAAVQLADRAGAEVFGTASTQEKLDLAEELGCDHPINYTEEDFVDVVKAETDGVGVDLSLDGVGDDVFSDCIRATTDFGRVVPYGAASGVPGTLDTSEMFFRNQSVIGYHLGRAMARKPQKVLEAVPDLTQGLTDGELEVVVGETFALEDAQKAHEYIEDRKSVGKVVLEP; the protein is encoded by the coding sequence ATGCGAGCCATCCAGGTCACCGAGTACGGCGGGAGCGACAACATCGAGGTCGTCGAGACGGAGAAACCGGAGCCAGGGCCGGGCGAGGTCCGTATCGCGGTCGAGGCCGCGGGTATCAACTTCGCGGACATCATGCAGCGCCGCGGCCACTACCCGGGTGGCCCGGACGCGCCGTTCGTCCCCGGCTTCGAAGCGGCGGGGACCATCGACGCCGTCGGCGAGGGTGTCGGCATCGAGGAGGGCGCGCGCTACGTCGGCATGGTCGGCGTCGGCGGCTACGCCGAGTACGCCGTCACCGACGCTGACTCCCTGTTCCCCATCCCGGAAGGGATGAGCTTCGCGGAGGCCGCCGGCTTCCCGGTGCAGTTCCTCACCGCCCACAACTGTCTGTTCGAGTGGGGCGGGCTTGAGGAGGGCGAGTCCGTGCTCATCCAGGCCGCGGCCGGCGGCGTCGGGACCGCCGCCGTCCAGCTCGCCGACCGCGCCGGAGCAGAGGTGTTCGGCACAGCCAGCACGCAGGAGAAGCTCGACCTCGCCGAAGAGCTCGGCTGCGACCACCCCATCAACTACACCGAGGAGGACTTCGTCGATGTCGTGAAGGCGGAGACCGACGGCGTCGGCGTCGACCTCTCGCTCGACGGCGTCGGCGACGACGTGTTCTCGGACTGCATCCGCGCCACGACCGACTTCGGACGGGTCGTCCCGTACGGCGCGGCCAGCGGCGTGCCCGGGACGCTCGACACCAGCGAGATGTTCTTCCGCAACCAGTCGGTCATCGGCTACCACCTCGGCCGCGCGATGGCCAGAAAGCCCCAGAAGGTGCTCGAGGCCGTCCCGGACCTCACCCAGGGACTCACGGACGGCGAGCTCGAGGTCGTCGTCGGCGAGACGTTCGCCCTCGAAGATGCACAAAAGGCCCACGAGTACATCGAGGACCGCAAGTCCGTCGGGAAGGTCGTCCTCGAGCCGTAA
- a CDS encoding 6-hydroxymethylpterin diphosphokinase MptE-like protein, translating into MEFETFEPVYEAILAEFGFDRAGDERARDVLAELTTPFDESRLSVLDGAHVAVCGAGPTLETDLGSVDADRVVAASSAAAVCRERGVPVDVYVTDLDGEPELVGELAADGTPVAVHAHGDNVERVRSMVPDLPDEPVLPTTQAAPVGHVRNFGGFTDGDRAAFLADHAGAARLSFPGWTFDDPDVGPMKRRKLHWAARLLAWLERRRDERFAVLDDLRDGLEPVG; encoded by the coding sequence ATGGAGTTCGAAACGTTCGAGCCGGTGTACGAGGCCATCCTCGCGGAGTTCGGTTTCGACCGGGCCGGCGACGAGCGCGCACGGGACGTCCTCGCGGAGCTGACGACACCGTTCGACGAGTCGCGACTCTCCGTCCTCGACGGCGCGCACGTCGCCGTCTGCGGGGCCGGCCCGACCCTCGAGACGGACCTCGGGAGCGTCGACGCCGACCGCGTCGTCGCCGCCTCCTCCGCTGCGGCGGTCTGCCGCGAGCGGGGCGTCCCGGTCGACGTCTACGTGACGGACCTCGACGGGGAACCCGAACTCGTGGGCGAGCTCGCGGCCGACGGGACGCCGGTCGCCGTCCACGCCCATGGCGACAACGTCGAACGGGTGCGGTCGATGGTCCCCGACCTCCCCGACGAGCCGGTGCTGCCGACGACCCAGGCCGCGCCCGTCGGCCACGTGCGGAACTTCGGCGGGTTCACCGACGGCGACCGCGCCGCCTTCCTCGCGGACCACGCCGGGGCAGCCCGGCTCTCGTTCCCTGGCTGGACGTTCGACGATCCGGACGTGGGGCCGATGAAGCGTCGCAAGCTCCACTGGGCGGCCCGGCTGCTCGCGTGGCTGGAGCGCCGACGCGACGAGCGGTTCGCGGTGCTCGACGACCTGCGGGACGGCCTCGAACCGGTCGGCTAG
- the folP gene encoding dihydropteroate synthase has product MQNVDAAGLGIGDDHPTRIMGVLNVSAESPYDPSVFDDPAEAAAYVEDELVAEGADIVDIGLESANKRFEVLSAEEELERLDVALSVIENTAADPVWSIETRYHEVAEAALSGGFDMINDIAGFADPEMPRVAEEYGVAVAKMASPPDLTRPGAVEETPWAERKGEAWAREADYVDMVYEALKQNGLPDDTIVDPAFGGWSEAKTVEDDRETFRRLREFRGLGQPMLVSINRKNFLRSLTDRSTEDALAVSLAATSMAIERGAHVVRTHDVRETVDAAAVGDAFLPERHRSRDGDVSVEELDVRTEADLRRHVDRLGTGDVAAAATLAVFAVEGLTDDARAELASLASAADATVATNAGGGLLVGSHAALAELVAEDAETGGTAAVLDAVAAALA; this is encoded by the coding sequence ATGCAGAACGTCGACGCCGCCGGACTCGGTATCGGGGACGACCACCCGACGCGCATCATGGGCGTGCTGAACGTGAGCGCGGAATCGCCGTACGACCCGAGCGTGTTCGACGACCCAGCGGAGGCAGCGGCGTACGTCGAGGACGAACTCGTCGCCGAGGGCGCGGACATCGTCGACATCGGGCTGGAGTCGGCGAACAAACGCTTCGAGGTACTCAGCGCCGAGGAGGAGCTGGAGCGGCTCGACGTGGCGCTGTCGGTCATCGAGAACACCGCCGCCGACCCGGTCTGGTCCATCGAGACGCGCTACCACGAGGTCGCAGAAGCGGCGCTTTCGGGCGGCTTCGACATGATCAACGACATCGCGGGCTTCGCCGACCCGGAGATGCCCCGCGTCGCCGAGGAGTACGGCGTCGCCGTCGCGAAGATGGCCAGCCCGCCGGACCTCACGCGCCCCGGGGCTGTCGAGGAGACGCCGTGGGCCGAGCGCAAGGGCGAGGCGTGGGCCAGGGAGGCCGACTACGTGGACATGGTGTACGAGGCGCTCAAGCAGAACGGCCTGCCCGACGACACCATCGTCGACCCGGCGTTCGGCGGCTGGTCCGAGGCGAAGACCGTCGAGGACGACCGCGAGACGTTCCGCCGACTGCGGGAGTTCCGCGGGCTCGGCCAGCCGATGCTGGTCTCCATCAACCGGAAGAACTTCCTCCGCTCCCTGACCGACCGCTCGACCGAGGACGCACTCGCCGTCTCGCTCGCGGCCACGTCCATGGCCATCGAGCGCGGCGCACACGTCGTTCGGACCCACGACGTGCGCGAGACGGTGGACGCCGCCGCCGTCGGCGACGCGTTCCTGCCGGAGCGGCACCGGAGCCGCGATGGCGACGTCTCCGTCGAGGAGCTGGACGTCCGGACGGAAGCCGACCTGCGCCGGCACGTCGACCGTCTCGGAACGGGAGACGTGGCTGCCGCCGCGACCCTCGCCGTGTTCGCCGTCGAGGGGCTCACCGACGACGCCCGCGCGGAGCTCGCGTCGCTCGCGTCCGCCGCCGATGCCACCGTCGCGACGAACGCCGGTGGCGGGCTGCTCGTCGGGAGCCACGCCGCACTCGCGGAACTGGTCGCCGAGGATGCCGAGACCGGGGGCACCGCGGCCGTCCTCGACGCCGTCGCGGCGGCGCTTGCGTGA
- a CDS encoding DUF4129 domain-containing protein, producing the protein MNRERLLPVVLALVCVVALSLVAASVVDPADGGGGSSVTDPTDGNDRDSGQNGSSGREPLTDPGEFSVSFGLCIPFLLSGEFFIIVGGVGLVLWSGLAYRDDGFAASAALVAIGFPGFFVWMLLTSCVERTGPTSADILASEPAPPSTGGNASIGLANDSGLVVTQPSVFVVLLAATLVTGVLGYVVLSSTDDEAPEEEPPEHGPEGDAEAGRRVATIGNVAGAVADRLEQNAGTENEVFRAWVEMTRHLPVDHPRSSTPSEFADAAVEAGVEREDVTELTELFEEVRYGGEPVTDERERRAVEALRHIEAEYGDES; encoded by the coding sequence GTGAACCGAGAGCGACTCCTCCCGGTCGTCCTCGCGCTCGTCTGCGTGGTCGCGCTCTCGCTCGTGGCCGCGAGCGTCGTCGACCCCGCCGACGGTGGTGGTGGGTCGAGCGTCACCGACCCGACCGACGGGAACGACCGCGACTCCGGACAGAACGGCAGCAGCGGGCGCGAGCCCCTGACCGACCCGGGGGAGTTCTCCGTCTCCTTCGGCCTCTGCATCCCGTTCCTGCTGTCGGGTGAGTTCTTCATCATCGTCGGCGGCGTCGGGCTCGTCCTCTGGTCGGGGCTCGCGTACCGCGACGACGGGTTCGCCGCCTCGGCGGCGCTCGTCGCCATCGGCTTCCCCGGGTTCTTCGTCTGGATGTTGCTGACGAGCTGTGTGGAGCGGACCGGTCCGACCTCGGCCGACATCCTCGCCTCGGAGCCGGCACCGCCGAGCACCGGCGGCAACGCCTCGATCGGTCTCGCGAACGACTCCGGGCTGGTCGTCACGCAGCCGTCGGTGTTCGTGGTGCTCCTCGCGGCGACACTCGTGACCGGCGTCCTGGGCTACGTCGTCCTGTCGTCCACCGACGACGAGGCTCCGGAGGAGGAGCCGCCGGAGCACGGGCCGGAGGGGGACGCCGAGGCGGGCAGGCGGGTCGCCACCATCGGCAACGTGGCGGGTGCGGTGGCCGACAGACTGGAGCAGAACGCCGGGACGGAGAACGAGGTGTTCCGTGCGTGGGTCGAGATGACACGGCATCTCCCGGTCGACCACCCCCGGTCGAGTACGCCCTCCGAGTTCGCCGACGCGGCGGTGGAGGCCGGCGTCGAACGTGAGGACGTCACCGAGCTCACCGAGCTGTTCGAGGAGGTCCGCTACGGCGGCGAACCGGTGACCGACGAGCGCGAGCGGCGGGCCGTCGAGGCGCTCCGACACATCGAGGCCGAGTACGGCGACGAGTCGTAG